Below is a window of Hydrogenovibrio crunogenus DNA.
GATAACGAATTTAAAGACATTGTGATTGACTTTAGCGAGACATCGCATATTGATAGTGGCGGCCTCGGGATGCTACTCCAGTTGCGCACGCATTTAGGTGAAGACTCTAATCGCATCACTCTTTGTGGTTTATCTGACCACATCCTTAAAGTATTTGAAGTGGTTAACTTCGAAAAACTATTTAAAATGGCGTAACCTATTCCCATGCTTGAATTGACCCAGGTAGAAGCCGTTTTTGCCGCCAGCCTCCTGGGTCTGATCATTGGAAGCTTTATTTCAATGCTGACTTGGCGACTTCCCAGAATGCTCTATCTGGACGCCAGTTCAAAAGCGCACTCTCTAACCCTGACTCGATCAAAATGCCCTCACTGTGAAAACGCCCTGGCCTGGTATCAATTGATTCCTGTTTTCAGTTGGTTTTTGACTAAAGGCAAATGTTTAAACTGTCAAACGCCTATCTCAGTCCGTTACCCCTTAATAGAACTAAGCACCATGCTGATAACAGGAGGACTAGTTTGGTACTTCGGTCAAACCTACTCCGCACTGATAGCCATTGGATTTTCTTGGACTTTACTGACAATCTTAATTATTGATATTGAACACCAATTAATTTTAGATAGCTTAAGTTTACCTTTGATGTGGGTCGGACTATTAATCAATAGCCAATCGTATTACGTATCGGCGGAACAAGCGATATTAGGGGCGGCAATCGGCTATCTGCTACTATGGACGCTTTTCCATTCTTTCAAACTATTAACCGGCAAAGAAGGCATGGGATATGGTGATTTCAAACTACTCGCAGCGCTTGGCGCTTGGTTTGGTGTGATGGCCATCCCGCAGATTATCCTGATTGCGTCATTGAGCAGTTTGGTGATTGGCGGAGGACTTGCATTATTTAAGGTCAAAAAGCTGGAAGATCCCATCCCTTTTGGACCATTTTTAGCCATCGGAGGCTGGAGTAGTTTACTGTTAGGCAGCCAGTTAATTTAACTGGCTGTAGCGGTTAGCTACTAGGAACCTAGCTTGGTTTCCATCGTATCGCAAACCTGGCTTATTTTTAGATTATTGGATTTCGCAAAATTCATCACATACTCGAACATAGTCGGGTCTTTGATTTCCAGTTCGGTATCAATAATCAAACACTTTTGACCGTCATGCAATTCAGGATGAAGTAAGTCGGAAAAAACTAAACGATGAGAAGAACCGTATGAGGCCATCAACGATGCGATGCGGTCAATCCAATCGCTCGGACGGAATTTCCTTCCATCTTCAGTATAGCCTTCAATGATGTATTTACAATGCACTATCAGTACCTTCCAAATAAGGGTTCTATTCGAAGTTGAACAACCAGTTCTCAACCGCGAATTTTAGCACAACTCATTATAATAGCCACCCTTATACCTCGTTTATTTAAAGATAATTTCATAAAAACCTAAAATACCGAAACTGCTTTTACACTTATTCAAAAGTCATTCATGCTTTTTAGCCAACTTTTCACTAAAATAAATGGCATAATATGCAGTCTTTATCATGAAACGAATTTGTAGCGCTAGAGAAGAATATGACACAGTATCAAACCGATGATTTAAGAATCAAAACCATTACCGAAGTTCGCCCTCCTCAAGAGCTTCATGAGCTTTTTCCTATTTCAGAAACAGCTGCTCAAACGGTTTACGATACGCGTCAGCAAATCCATAATATTCTCACAGGGAGAGATGATCGAATCTTAGTCATCATTGGCCCCTGCTCAATCCATGACCCCGGTGCTGCACGGGAATATGCCAAGCGTTTAAAAGAACAAGCCGACAAATATCGAGATGACCTGTTGATTGTGATGCGTGTCTATTTTGAAAAGCCGAGAACAACGGTTGGCTGGAAAGGCCTCATTAACGACCCTTTATTGAACGAATCGTTTGAAATCAATAAAGGGCTTGAAGTGGCTCGTTCCTTATTGGCGGACATCAATGACATGGGCGTTGCTTGTGCGACTGAGTTTTTGGATTTAATTTCCCCGCAATATATTGCCGACTTGATTTCATGGGGAGCTATCGGCGCCAGAACCACTGAAAGCCAAGGGCATCGTGAACTTGCATCGGGTCTATCCTGCCCAATTGGCTTTAAAAATGGGACTGATGGTGGTTTTAAAATTGCTGTAGATGCGATTCGTGCCGCCAACAACCCACATATCTTTCTATCATTGACCAAGATGGGACACTCAGCCATCTTTTCAACCACTGGAAATGAAGACTGCCATGTTATCTTAAGAGGCGGAAACGATGGTCCAAACTATGACGAAGCCAGCGTTAAAGACGCGGTTGAGCAATTACAAAAAGCCGGTGTACAGAACAAGTTAATGATTGACTGTAGTCATGCTAACAGCAATAAGCAACATGAAAGACAACTGGTGGTCGCTCAATCCATCAAAGAACAACTGTCAAAAGGCGCTGACCACATCATGGGGGCAATGGTCGAAAGCAATCTAGTAGAAGGTCGCCAAGATGCTGAGCCAGGGCAAACATTAACTTATGGTCAGAGCATTACCGATGCCTGTATCAGTTGGGAATCGAGCTTAGACTTGTTAGAAGACTTAGCCCAAGGCGTTCAAGCACGACGCGCCGCCAAGAAATAACGCCTCTCCTTCCTCATCACAGTGTAGTTGAAGCCTTGCCTTCATCACATTGTGATAGATTCGTCACCAGCCTGTCATAATCCATTTATATACTTGTCTTAAGTTATATTTATGTACAGGTACTTCCACTTATGAAGTTTTTCAACTTTATCTCCATCAACTTAAGACTCTTTATCAACACCCTTTTATCTATTTTATTTTTAATGTCCATCGCTTATATTGGTTGGTCAGCACTTTCGGAAGTACGCGTTAAAGCCACCAACTTATCAAACTTACAGCATGAGCAGTCAGATAGAATCGCCAACTTCCAGCAGTCCTTGATTTTAACAACGCAACTCTCTAACGAATATATCCTAAGTCAGAACCAAACTGCCAGCCAAAAATTCAACTCGGCCATTGATGAACTTAAAAAACAAACTGAAGCCATGCTATCGGTTTTACACAGTGAGGAAAATCAAAAGGCAATTCATACACTTGAAAGCGTCTTAAGGAAGTATAAAAAGGCCACTAATTCAAATGTATTTTTAAAGAAAGAAGTTAATAACACCATTGAATTTGGCATAGAGCCGACAACGGAAACACTTAAGCAGACAATACCTCTTCTCTTAGAAACCGATTTGGCAACCGAAGAGTCAACATTGTCAAGTGCTCTAACATCGATTCAAAAGCGGCTGAATACTTCTCAACTAATACTCGGTAAAATGCTCTCGACCAAAAACCCCAAATTAGTCAAAGCATTTAATGAAAATGGACTGGGAGATGTCGCGAATTCTGACATTGAAACAATTGTCAGTGCTTTTGATGGTAATTTCCAATACATGGACACACTCGATGAATTGGTGAGTGCAAGAGATGGCTATCAAGAGTCTTTTAGCGACATCAAAGACTATATGACGACAGAAACTGACAATAATGGCTCGCTGATTTCACTGATTAATGAAGCCAACGACATCATCCGTCAGTTATCAAATCAGTCACAACTAAACACCACAACACTGATTAATGAATTGAACCTCCTTTCCAATGAACAAATTCATCAATTGGCCATTATCAGCATTATCAGCTTAATCTTAATGATTCTACTCAACTTAGTGGTTGTAGCCTCAATTACACGCCCTCTCCACCGTATTAAGAAAAACATTGCCTTCATCTCTAAGACAGGCGATCTTAAACAATGGACTCCCATCACCGGTAAAAACGAATTAGTCGATATGAGCCATAACATTCAAGAACTCATTTTATCTTTTCGTCAAATCACAACCGAACTACAAGATGTGGGAATTGCACTGTCTAATGGAGAGTTTGACAAAAAAGTTGAGCAAGATTACGCCGGCGATTTACTGACATTGAAAGATAACTTTAATGCATCGATTCATCAGATTTCAGACACGATGACAGCTATCCAGAAAATGAGCCAGGCACTGAACCAAGGAAACTTAAGCTTTACAGAACCCTCAGATCAATACTTAGGCGCTTATCGCATCGTGATTGAGAGTTTAAATTCAGCCATGGAAACACAAATGAATGCCATTGAAGCAGTTAAAGACGTCATGCAAATGATGAACAAAGGTAACTTCTCCAAGCGGATAGAGTTAAACATGCCAGGAGATCTGAGCCAACTCAAAACCTATTTAAACACTTCATTGGACAAGCTGGATGAAGCCATTACTCATAAATCTTATATCTTGGATCACTTCCGACAAGGAAACTTTGCCTTTGAAATAGAGGGAGAATTTGAAGGAAAACTTCAGGAATTGAAAAACAATATGCAGGACATGGCTTCCAATATCAGCAACATGCTATCAGATGTTCAAACAGCTTCTTCAAACGCTGTCAGTGGTGTGCAAGAGATCAGCATGGGCAATCAAGACCTCAACGAACGGGTCAATAAGCAAGCCTCAGCCATTCAAAACACCATGAACCATATGCAGCAAATGGTTCAACAGATTAACGAATCTCTCTCAAGTGCCAATACGGTCAATAATAAGAGTACCGCTGCAAAAGAAAATACCTTATCCGGTGTCAGCATTGTCAACCGTATGTCAGAAGCGATTAAAGAGATTGAAGGCGCCAGCCAAGAAATTGCTAACTTTACCCAAGTGATTGATGACATTGCTTTTCAAACCAACTTATTAGCGCTTAATGCAGCGGTAGAAGCCGCTCGTGCAGGTGAACAAGGAAGAGGGTTTGCCGTAGTTGCAACAGAAGTCAGAAGTTTGGCCAGTAAATCTGCTGAAGCGGCAAAAAGCATTCAAGCCGTAACACAAAAAAGTTTGGCAAAAGTGGAACAAGGCATTGAACTGAGCGAATTGACGAAAAAATCTTTTAATGAAAATGCCCAAGCCATCGATGAAATCTCTTCGATGATGGCGGAAATGCATGATTCTTTAAATCATCAATCACACGGCATAGAACAGGTAAATCAATCTTTAACTGAAATCAATGAGATTACTCAACACAACGCTTCCCTCGTTGAGCAAGTTACCCAGACATCAAGTCATATTATCGAAAGTGTTAAAGGCGTTGAAGATCAATTATTACACTTCAAACTAAAGCCCAATCAAATGGTTAACGCTTTGCCTTCGGCAAATGAAGAACTCGATTCAATGACTGATACTCCACACTTACTACCTGAAAAAATATCTTAACTTAGAAGTGTGCAAACCCAAGTGACTGTAAACTTGTCTGACCTTGAGGGGTATTTTTTAACTGTATCCCTCCCTCGCCAGTGACAATTTGCCCGATTTCAGTCAATGAAATCTCTAGCTCTTCGGCAAGCTCATGAATGGTTATTTGATTATCAGGGTGAATGGTAAAACACAGCTCATAATCATCCCCCGCAATCAATGGTAACGACCAATCATTAGATTGCTGGATATAGGTTTGCATACAGTTAGAAACTGGAACCGATTTCACATCGACCCATGCACCGACTTGTGATGATGACAGAATATGCTTTAAGTCGGCCAGCAGTCCATCAGACACATCAATGGCACTGGTTGCGAGTCCTTTAAGATAATATCCAAGCGTCACCTGTGGGGTAGGTTTGTTCAGCTGTTGTATGGCTGAGGCATAAGAAGCTTTATCCCAATGCTGCTGAACGGCTTTTAATCCAAGCCCCCCCTCTCCCAGAACCCCTGAAACATAAATCAAATCGCCCGGTTTCGCTCCTTTTCGTAAAATAGCATGTCCGCTTTCAACCCAGCCTTGTGCTGTAATCGTGATGGTTAAACGATCAG
It encodes the following:
- a CDS encoding STAS domain-containing protein, giving the protein MITHKIKDQTLWIYVSDKFTIDSFADFQAAYIDNEFKDIVIDFSETSHIDSGGLGMLLQLRTHLGEDSNRITLCGLSDHILKVFEVVNFEKLFKMA
- a CDS encoding prepilin peptidase; translation: MLELTQVEAVFAASLLGLIIGSFISMLTWRLPRMLYLDASSKAHSLTLTRSKCPHCENALAWYQLIPVFSWFLTKGKCLNCQTPISVRYPLIELSTMLITGGLVWYFGQTYSALIAIGFSWTLLTILIIDIEHQLILDSLSLPLMWVGLLINSQSYYVSAEQAILGAAIGYLLLWTLFHSFKLLTGKEGMGYGDFKLLAALGAWFGVMAIPQIILIASLSSLVIGGGLALFKVKKLEDPIPFGPFLAIGGWSSLLLGSQLI
- a CDS encoding DUF3579 domain-containing protein → MHCKYIIEGYTEDGRKFRPSDWIDRIASLMASYGSSHRLVFSDLLHPELHDGQKCLIIDTELEIKDPTMFEYVMNFAKSNNLKISQVCDTMETKLGS
- a CDS encoding 3-deoxy-7-phosphoheptulonate synthase, coding for MTQYQTDDLRIKTITEVRPPQELHELFPISETAAQTVYDTRQQIHNILTGRDDRILVIIGPCSIHDPGAAREYAKRLKEQADKYRDDLLIVMRVYFEKPRTTVGWKGLINDPLLNESFEINKGLEVARSLLADINDMGVACATEFLDLISPQYIADLISWGAIGARTTESQGHRELASGLSCPIGFKNGTDGGFKIAVDAIRAANNPHIFLSLTKMGHSAIFSTTGNEDCHVILRGGNDGPNYDEASVKDAVEQLQKAGVQNKLMIDCSHANSNKQHERQLVVAQSIKEQLSKGADHIMGAMVESNLVEGRQDAEPGQTLTYGQSITDACISWESSLDLLEDLAQGVQARRAAKK
- a CDS encoding methyl-accepting chemotaxis protein, which translates into the protein MKFFNFISINLRLFINTLLSILFLMSIAYIGWSALSEVRVKATNLSNLQHEQSDRIANFQQSLILTTQLSNEYILSQNQTASQKFNSAIDELKKQTEAMLSVLHSEENQKAIHTLESVLRKYKKATNSNVFLKKEVNNTIEFGIEPTTETLKQTIPLLLETDLATEESTLSSALTSIQKRLNTSQLILGKMLSTKNPKLVKAFNENGLGDVANSDIETIVSAFDGNFQYMDTLDELVSARDGYQESFSDIKDYMTTETDNNGSLISLINEANDIIRQLSNQSQLNTTTLINELNLLSNEQIHQLAIISIISLILMILLNLVVVASITRPLHRIKKNIAFISKTGDLKQWTPITGKNELVDMSHNIQELILSFRQITTELQDVGIALSNGEFDKKVEQDYAGDLLTLKDNFNASIHQISDTMTAIQKMSQALNQGNLSFTEPSDQYLGAYRIVIESLNSAMETQMNAIEAVKDVMQMMNKGNFSKRIELNMPGDLSQLKTYLNTSLDKLDEAITHKSYILDHFRQGNFAFEIEGEFEGKLQELKNNMQDMASNISNMLSDVQTASSNAVSGVQEISMGNQDLNERVNKQASAIQNTMNHMQQMVQQINESLSSANTVNNKSTAAKENTLSGVSIVNRMSEAIKEIEGASQEIANFTQVIDDIAFQTNLLALNAAVEAARAGEQGRGFAVVATEVRSLASKSAEAAKSIQAVTQKSLAKVEQGIELSELTKKSFNENAQAIDEISSMMAEMHDSLNHQSHGIEQVNQSLTEINEITQHNASLVEQVTQTSSHIIESVKGVEDQLLHFKLKPNQMVNALPSANEELDSMTDTPHLLPEKIS
- the thiL gene encoding thiamine-phosphate kinase — protein: MAHEFDVIDTFFKPLSSVASADEIGIGDDGAVLSCQAGKQLVVVTDTLIEGVHFPVETSACDIAWKALAVNLSDLAAMGATPAFYSLALSLPSEKNNQAWLEMFAGGLKQLANLYNIPLIGGDTTRSDRLTITITAQGWVESGHAILRKGAKPGDLIYVSGVLGEGGLGLKAVQQHWDKASYASAIQQLNKPTPQVTLGYYLKGLATSAIDVSDGLLADLKHILSSSQVGAWVDVKSVPVSNCMQTYIQQSNDWSLPLIAGDDYELCFTIHPDNQITIHELAEELEISLTEIGQIVTGEGGIQLKNTPQGQTSLQSLGFAHF